One genomic segment of Synechocystis sp. LKSZ1 includes these proteins:
- the urtC gene encoding urea ABC transporter permease subunit UrtC has translation MPLFLPAFRLRLLGRFLSLAVVALGVDLIWGYTGLLSLGHGIFFALGGYAIAMFLNLQLPPGQLPEFFTLYGVKSLPLLWQPFHSLPITLLALVIIPGLVAGLLGYLIFRNRIKGVYFSILTQAALLVFYNFFNGQQKLINGTNGLKTDTQTIFGLLVSDPKVQFTIYEITVLALLLIYLLCRWLTSGRFGRLLIAIRDDETRVRFSGYDPTWFKVLVFSISGAIAGVAGALYTVQTGIITPSSMEVAFSIEIVIWVAVGGRATLVGAIIGTLLVRLAQSFLSEQFPDVWLFFQGALFLTVVTVLPNGILGGLGQLMTALGWRPRLATYPAIEADPEIQQERELLEHEQ, from the coding sequence ATGCCCCTGTTCCTACCGGCCTTTCGCTTGCGCCTATTGGGCCGCTTTCTTTCCCTGGCTGTCGTGGCCCTGGGGGTTGATTTGATCTGGGGCTATACCGGCCTGCTGAGTCTGGGCCATGGTATTTTCTTTGCCCTGGGGGGGTATGCCATTGCCATGTTCTTGAATTTACAACTCCCTCCCGGCCAACTGCCGGAATTTTTTACCCTCTACGGTGTCAAGAGTTTACCCCTGCTGTGGCAACCCTTCCATTCTTTGCCAATCACCCTTCTGGCCCTGGTGATTATTCCGGGCTTGGTAGCCGGCCTGTTGGGCTATTTAATTTTTCGCAATCGCATTAAGGGCGTTTATTTTTCGATTCTGACCCAGGCTGCTCTGCTAGTTTTTTATAACTTTTTCAATGGCCAACAAAAGCTGATCAATGGCACCAATGGCCTGAAAACTGATACCCAAACGATCTTTGGTTTATTAGTCAGTGACCCCAAGGTTCAGTTCACGATCTACGAAATTACGGTGCTGGCCCTCCTGCTGATCTACCTACTGTGCCGTTGGTTGACCAGTGGCCGCTTCGGACGACTCCTGATTGCCATTCGGGATGATGAAACGCGAGTACGCTTTTCTGGCTATGACCCTACTTGGTTCAAGGTCTTGGTCTTCTCCATCTCCGGAGCCATTGCCGGTGTCGCGGGCGCCCTCTACACTGTCCAGACAGGGATTATCACCCCCAGTAGTATGGAAGTCGCCTTTTCCATCGAAATTGTGATCTGGGTCGCCGTAGGGGGCCGGGCCACTTTGGTGGGAGCCATTATTGGAACCCTGCTTGTCCGTCTAGCCCAGAGCTTTTTGAGCGAACAGTTTCCCGACGTTTGGCTCTTTTTCCAGGGGGCCCTGTTCCTAACGGTGGTTACTGTACTGCCCAATGGCATCCTAGGGGGCCTGGGACAATTGATGACGGCCCTGGGTTGGCGTCCGCGATTAGCGACCTATCCGGCGATTGAAGCCGACCCCGAAATTCAGCAAGAACGGGAGCTGTTAGAGCATGAGCAGTAA
- a CDS encoding branched-chain amino acid ABC transporter permease, which yields MSILLSGIFDGVSIGSVLLIAALGLAVVFGLMGVINLAHGELIMLGAYTTFVVQNVFKPLGEPWFSLYIFVALPLAFLVSGLVGLGLEKGIIRYLYGRPLETLLATWGVSLILQQFVRSVNGLMVLAILSFCLLCFGGLWIIQRRSDWPTVKNKARTILIPLSLALATVIGILLYQTQQPALVKPWFSARNVDVTAPAWLRGGLPIGDFQLPYTRIFIIILTIICVFGTYWFLNKSSWGLRIRAVTQNRTMSACLGIPTEKVDALTFALGSGLAGIAGCGISFLGSVGPNTGQNYIVDTFMVVVVGGVGNLLGTIVAALAIGVINYLVIVGSSMFALSLASAQAPSDIVEFFQFFATTSMAKVIIFALIILFLQIKPAGLFPQKGRTAEL from the coding sequence CTACTCAGTGGTATTTTTGACGGGGTAAGTATTGGCTCTGTTTTGCTGATTGCGGCCCTGGGCTTAGCAGTGGTTTTTGGCCTAATGGGTGTCATTAATCTGGCCCACGGGGAACTGATTATGCTGGGGGCCTATACTACTTTTGTGGTACAAAATGTCTTTAAGCCCCTGGGGGAACCCTGGTTTAGTTTGTATATTTTTGTAGCCCTGCCCCTGGCTTTTTTAGTCTCGGGCCTGGTGGGCCTGGGCCTCGAAAAGGGGATTATTCGCTATCTTTACGGCCGGCCCCTGGAAACCCTGCTAGCGACCTGGGGTGTGAGCTTAATCCTGCAACAGTTTGTGCGCAGTGTGAATGGCCTGATGGTGCTGGCTATCCTCAGTTTTTGCCTCCTCTGTTTTGGCGGCCTCTGGATTATTCAGCGTCGTTCCGATTGGCCGACGGTTAAAAATAAAGCTAGGACAATTTTAATTCCCCTCTCCCTGGCCCTAGCCACTGTCATCGGTATTTTACTTTATCAAACTCAGCAACCAGCCCTGGTCAAGCCCTGGTTTAGCGCCCGGAATGTGGATGTCACGGCACCAGCCTGGTTACGCGGCGGCCTGCCCATCGGTGATTTTCAGCTACCCTATACCCGTATTTTCATCATTATCCTGACCATTATTTGTGTCTTCGGTACCTATTGGTTTTTGAATAAATCTAGTTGGGGCCTACGGATTCGAGCCGTCACCCAAAACCGCACCATGAGCGCTTGTCTCGGTATTCCTACGGAGAAAGTGGATGCCCTGACCTTTGCCCTTGGCTCTGGCCTGGCAGGTATCGCCGGTTGTGGCATTAGTTTCCTGGGGTCGGTTGGGCCCAATACGGGTCAAAACTACATTGTGGATACCTTCATGGTGGTGGTGGTCGGCGGAGTTGGTAACCTGTTGGGTACCATTGTGGCGGCCCTGGCCATTGGGGTGATTAACTACCTCGTTATTGTCGGCAGTAGCATGTTTGCCCTGTCCTTGGCTTCGGCCCAGGCCCCTAGCGATATCGTCGAGTTTTTTCAATTTTTTGCCACCACGAGCATGGCCAAGGTGATTATTTTTGCCTTAATTATTCTTTTCTTGCAAATTAAACCGGCGGGGCTCTTCCCCCAGAAGGGACGCACAGCGGAGCTGTAA
- the urtE gene encoding urea ABC transporter ATP-binding subunit UrtE, with amino-acid sequence MSTEAMLQVNNLNVYYGESHILRDVDLSVQPGEMVCLIGRNGVGKTTLLKTIMGLLSPRIGQVYYQGASVTKRPTNQRVRLGIGYVPQGREIIPRLTVEENLLLGFEARPGGRKGQERLPEEIFDLFPVLKTMLTRRGGDLSGGQQQQLAIARALVGQPQLLLLDEPTEGIQPSIVLEIEAVVKRIIRETGISVLLVEQHLHFVRQADRYYAMQKGGIVANGFTADLSQDIIQEFLAV; translated from the coding sequence ATGAGCACTGAAGCAATGCTACAGGTGAATAACCTTAATGTTTACTACGGTGAGAGTCATATTCTGCGGGATGTGGATTTGAGCGTTCAGCCGGGGGAAATGGTTTGTCTGATCGGGCGTAATGGAGTCGGTAAAACAACCTTACTGAAAACTATTATGGGCCTCCTGTCACCCCGCATTGGTCAGGTTTACTACCAAGGAGCGTCTGTCACCAAGCGGCCCACTAATCAACGGGTGCGGCTGGGGATTGGCTATGTCCCCCAGGGCCGTGAAATTATTCCCCGCCTCACGGTAGAGGAAAATTTACTGCTGGGTTTTGAGGCTCGGCCCGGTGGTCGCAAGGGCCAGGAACGACTTCCTGAAGAGATTTTTGACCTATTTCCTGTGCTCAAAACCATGCTGACAAGGCGGGGAGGCGATCTCAGCGGCGGGCAACAACAACAATTGGCCATTGCCCGGGCCCTGGTGGGACAACCCCAGTTATTACTGTTGGATGAACCCACGGAAGGGATTCAACCCTCGATTGTGCTAGAAATCGAAGCCGTCGTGAAGCGCATTATCCGAGAAACGGGCATTTCTGTCCTTTTGGTGGAGCAACACTTGCACTTCGTTCGTCAGGCTGACCGTTACTATGCCATGCAGAAGGGGGGGATTGTAGCCAACGGTTTTACCGCTGACCTAAGCCAAGATATTATTCAGGAGTTCTTGGCGGTTTAG
- the urtD gene encoding urea ABC transporter ATP-binding protein UrtD produces the protein MSSKILEINNLTVDFDGFKALNQLNFSMDTGELRVIIGPNGAGKTTFLDVITGKVQPTLGQVLFKGKNLRQTPEYKIARLGIGRKFQTPRVYLNLTVRENLDLVANRNKNVFATLLGQPSATEQRSVASLLETIGLVSKADMQALFLSHGEKQRLEIGMLVIQSPDLLLVDEPVAGLTDEETENVGNLLLALAESHSIIVIEHDMEFVRQIARQVTVLHQGSVLCEGSMDEVQNDPRVIEVYLGASPDHEH, from the coding sequence ATGAGCAGTAAAATTCTGGAGATCAATAATCTCACCGTCGATTTTGATGGCTTCAAGGCCCTGAATCAGTTGAATTTTTCCATGGATACAGGGGAATTGCGGGTGATTATTGGCCCAAATGGAGCCGGTAAAACCACCTTTCTGGACGTAATCACCGGCAAAGTCCAGCCGACCCTCGGCCAAGTCCTTTTTAAGGGCAAAAATCTCCGCCAAACCCCAGAGTATAAAATTGCCCGCCTGGGCATTGGCCGGAAGTTCCAAACGCCGCGGGTTTATCTCAACCTCACCGTGCGGGAAAACCTTGATCTGGTGGCCAACCGTAATAAGAATGTTTTTGCGACTCTATTGGGACAGCCCTCTGCCACGGAACAGCGGAGTGTGGCGAGTTTGCTGGAAACCATTGGCCTGGTATCGAAAGCCGATATGCAGGCCCTGTTTCTTTCCCACGGCGAAAAGCAGCGGCTAGAAATTGGCATGTTAGTGATTCAATCCCCGGATCTGTTGTTGGTGGATGAACCTGTTGCTGGCCTGACCGATGAAGAAACGGAAAATGTAGGGAATTTACTCCTGGCCCTGGCCGAGAGCCATTCCATTATTGTGATCGAACATGACATGGAGTTTGTGAGGCAAATTGCCCGGCAAGTTACGGTGCTACACCAAGGATCTGTCCTCTGTGAAGGCAGTATGGACGAAGTGCAAAATGACCCCCGCGTTATTGAAGTGTATTTAGGAGCCAGTCCCGACCATGAGCACTGA
- a CDS encoding DUF2949 domain-containing protein has protein sequence MLEKLITFLRDDLQLSSEQIQLGVRQIQGLPSELPMVLWQYGFIDITQLDSILDWLDRL, from the coding sequence ATGCTAGAGAAACTCATTACTTTTTTACGTGACGATCTGCAACTCTCCTCGGAGCAGATTCAACTGGGAGTGCGGCAAATCCAGGGGCTTCCTTCCGAACTACCCATGGTTCTCTGGCAGTATGGCTTTATCGATATCACCCAACTGGATTCCATCCTAGATTGGCTAGACCGGCTATAG
- a CDS encoding HAD family hydrolase — MVALYCNGQIWSDIQAIVFDKDGTLENSHPYLQQLTLARIEQIETRVTGQGQALQRAFGLKANHLDPAGLMAVGSRRENLIAAAAYIAETGCSWFEALTMADTCFQGADQQVQANRETCPIFPSGRALIEQLIPTGVKLAIVSAARTASVERFVHDHGLGPHFSLLLGSDQGRSKPDPALYQWACEQMDVEPRYTVMIGDAQGDITMAKKAGAQAVIAVQWPHLPPVELMGMDAVVQDLLEINPIP; from the coding sequence ATGGTCGCGCTCTACTGTAACGGTCAGATCTGGTCGGATATTCAGGCCATTGTTTTTGATAAGGATGGCACCCTAGAAAATTCTCATCCCTATCTCCAGCAATTGACCCTTGCCCGGATTGAACAGATTGAAACCCGAGTCACGGGGCAAGGCCAGGCCCTGCAGCGAGCCTTTGGCTTAAAGGCAAATCACTTAGACCCTGCGGGTTTAATGGCTGTGGGAAGTCGTCGCGAGAATCTGATTGCCGCCGCGGCTTACATCGCTGAAACGGGTTGCAGTTGGTTTGAAGCCTTAACGATGGCTGATACTTGTTTCCAGGGAGCTGACCAGCAGGTTCAAGCCAATCGAGAAACCTGTCCGATTTTTCCCAGTGGCCGGGCCCTGATTGAGCAACTCATCCCCACGGGGGTCAAATTGGCCATTGTTTCAGCAGCCCGGACAGCCAGTGTGGAGCGTTTTGTCCATGACCACGGACTAGGCCCGCATTTTTCTCTACTATTGGGCTCGGATCAGGGCCGCAGCAAACCCGACCCGGCCCTTTACCAATGGGCCTGCGAGCAAATGGACGTCGAACCTCGCTACACTGTAATGATTGGAGATGCCCAGGGCGACATTACCATGGCCAAAAAGGCCGGAGCCCAAGCGGTGATTGCCGTTCAGTGGCCTCATTTACCGCCGGTGGAGCTAATGGGCATGGATGCAGTGGTGCAGGATTTGCTGGAAATTAATCCGATACCTTGA
- a CDS encoding alpha/beta hydrolase gives MSTLKVKDGTEIYYKDWGSGQPIVFSHGWPLSADDWDTQMMFFLSRGYRVIAHDRRGHGRSSQTSEGHDMDHYADDLATLTAHLDLKDAIHIGHSTGGGEVVHYIARHGESRVAKAVLISAVPPLMVKTPDNPDGLPKEVFDDFQVQVATNRAQFYWDIPAGPFYGYNRPGANVSPGVIQNWWRQGMMGGAKAHYDGIVAFSQTDFTEDLKKISVPTLVMHGDDDQIVPYATSGLLSAKLVKGAVLKVYKGFPHGMPTTNAAQINADLLAFIQS, from the coding sequence ATGAGCACGCTCAAGGTCAAGGACGGGACGGAAATTTACTACAAGGACTGGGGTAGTGGTCAGCCCATTGTTTTTTCCCATGGGTGGCCGCTATCCGCGGATGATTGGGATACCCAAATGATGTTCTTCTTGAGTCGGGGCTATCGCGTTATTGCCCATGATCGACGCGGTCACGGACGTTCCAGTCAAACGAGTGAAGGGCATGATATGGACCACTATGCGGATGACCTCGCTACACTCACTGCACATCTTGATTTAAAGGATGCGATTCATATCGGCCACTCGACGGGCGGTGGAGAGGTCGTTCACTACATAGCACGACATGGTGAAAGTCGTGTGGCCAAGGCGGTCTTGATTAGCGCTGTCCCCCCTCTAATGGTGAAGACCCCCGATAATCCTGACGGCCTACCGAAAGAAGTATTTGACGATTTCCAAGTTCAAGTAGCGACCAACCGAGCTCAGTTCTATTGGGACATACCGGCTGGCCCTTTTTACGGCTACAATCGACCCGGCGCAAATGTCTCCCCAGGGGTAATTCAGAATTGGTGGCGGCAGGGCATGATGGGCGGAGCAAAGGCTCATTACGATGGGATTGTGGCGTTCTCCCAAACGGATTTTACCGAAGATCTAAAGAAAATATCAGTGCCAACCCTGGTCATGCATGGTGATGATGACCAAATTGTCCCCTATGCCACCTCTGGTCTGCTAAGCGCCAAGTTAGTAAAAGGGGCGGTCTTAAAAGTCTATAAAGGTTTTCCGCATGGTATGCCAACGACGAATGCGGCGCAGATCAATGCTGACCTTCTAGCATTCATTCAGTCATAA
- the leuS gene encoding leucine--tRNA ligase, with protein MVSQYNPAEIEQKWQQAWSAANLDQTPPVSDKPKFYALSMFPYPSGTLHMGHVRNYTITDVIARVKRMQGYQVLHPMGWDAFGLPAENAAIARGIPPAQWTYQNIAQMKQQLQQLGLSLDWEREVTTCSPDYYRWTQWLFLKFFQAGLAYQKEAAVNWDPIDQTVLANEQVDNEGRSWRSGAMVERQLLRQWFLKITDYAERLLTDLDQLSGWPERVKLMQANWIGKSVGAYLEFPIQGREEKIAVFTTRPDTVYGVTYVVLAPEHPLTPLVTTPEQKEVVEQFIQQVSTESEMERTAEDKPKRGILTGGTAINPFNGETIPILIADYVLYEYGTGAVMGVPAHDSRDFKFAQEKGLDIKVVIVPGPETEATSLSQAYTEPGILINSEQFNCIDSHQAKTEIIRYAEDNGYGKARVQYRLRDWLISRQRYWGCPIPVVHCPNCGIVPVPEADLPVTLPEQVAFSGRGPSPLAQLGDWVNVPCPSCGTPARRETDTMDTFIDSSWYFLRYPDATNSEQAFAPERVNYWMGVDQYVGGIEHAILHLLYSRFFTKVLYDQGLVKVEEPFNRLLTQGMVQGLTFKNPKTGKYIPADQVQVGEGDNLYIDPETGEKLEFFFEKMSKSKYNGVDPQQVLAKYGADTARMFILFKAPPEKDLEWDDADVEGQFRFLNRVWRLVTDYMAKAPQAPAVVEMLSKPEKDLRRAIHSAIKEIAEDLEGDYQFNTAISELMKLSNALSSATCLESAVYREGIETLLRLLAPFAPHLSEELWHQLGHSTSIHQQAWLAYDPEALTVDEITLVIQVLGKTRGTIQVPAGATKEELETYARNADIAQKYLEGKEIKKVIVVPGKLVNFVVS; from the coding sequence GTGGTATCCCAATATAATCCCGCTGAGATCGAACAGAAATGGCAACAGGCCTGGAGCGCCGCGAACCTTGACCAAACCCCTCCGGTCTCAGATAAGCCCAAATTCTATGCGCTGTCGATGTTCCCCTATCCCTCGGGAACGCTTCACATGGGCCATGTCCGCAACTACACCATTACCGATGTGATTGCTCGGGTTAAGCGGATGCAGGGATACCAGGTTCTCCACCCCATGGGTTGGGATGCCTTTGGCCTACCGGCGGAAAATGCGGCCATTGCGCGGGGCATTCCACCAGCCCAGTGGACGTACCAGAATATTGCCCAGATGAAGCAACAACTCCAGCAATTGGGCCTTTCCCTGGACTGGGAACGGGAAGTAACTACCTGTTCACCGGACTACTATCGCTGGACCCAGTGGCTGTTTCTCAAATTTTTCCAAGCGGGCCTGGCCTACCAAAAAGAAGCGGCGGTGAACTGGGACCCCATTGACCAAACTGTCTTGGCCAATGAGCAGGTCGATAACGAGGGCCGTTCCTGGCGCTCTGGGGCCATGGTGGAACGCCAACTTTTACGGCAATGGTTTTTGAAGATCACGGACTATGCAGAGCGCCTACTGACGGATCTCGATCAACTCAGCGGCTGGCCGGAGCGGGTCAAATTAATGCAGGCCAATTGGATCGGTAAGTCCGTCGGGGCCTACCTGGAATTTCCCATTCAAGGGCGGGAGGAAAAAATTGCCGTTTTCACAACGCGCCCGGATACCGTCTATGGCGTGACCTACGTGGTACTGGCCCCAGAACATCCCCTAACGCCCTTGGTGACGACCCCCGAACAAAAAGAAGTGGTGGAGCAATTTATCCAACAGGTCTCGACGGAAAGCGAGATGGAACGGACGGCGGAGGACAAGCCCAAGCGGGGTATTCTGACCGGCGGCACAGCGATTAACCCCTTCAATGGCGAAACTATTCCGATTCTGATCGCCGATTATGTCCTCTATGAGTACGGCACTGGGGCTGTGATGGGGGTGCCGGCCCACGATAGCCGGGATTTCAAATTTGCCCAGGAAAAGGGCCTAGATATAAAAGTGGTAATTGTTCCTGGCCCTGAGACAGAAGCAACCAGCCTGAGCCAGGCCTACACCGAACCGGGAATTTTAATCAATTCCGAACAATTCAACTGTATCGACTCCCATCAGGCCAAAACCGAGATCATCCGCTACGCCGAAGACAACGGTTACGGCAAGGCCCGAGTGCAATACCGTCTGCGGGACTGGCTCATTTCTCGGCAACGCTATTGGGGCTGTCCGATTCCAGTGGTGCATTGTCCGAACTGTGGCATTGTGCCGGTGCCAGAGGCCGATTTGCCCGTTACTTTACCGGAACAAGTGGCCTTTAGCGGCCGTGGGCCCTCTCCCCTGGCCCAGCTTGGGGATTGGGTTAATGTTCCCTGTCCCAGTTGTGGCACGCCAGCTCGACGGGAAACGGACACCATGGATACTTTCATTGACTCATCCTGGTATTTCCTGCGTTATCCCGATGCTACTAATTCTGAACAGGCCTTTGCGCCGGAACGGGTCAATTATTGGATGGGCGTGGATCAGTACGTGGGGGGGATTGAACACGCCATCCTCCATTTGCTCTATTCTCGTTTCTTTACCAAAGTCCTCTACGACCAGGGCCTGGTCAAGGTGGAGGAACCCTTTAACCGTCTGCTCACCCAGGGGATGGTCCAGGGCCTGACCTTCAAAAATCCGAAAACCGGTAAATATATTCCCGCCGACCAAGTGCAAGTAGGGGAAGGGGATAATCTCTACATCGACCCGGAAACCGGTGAAAAACTGGAATTTTTCTTTGAGAAGATGTCGAAGTCAAAGTACAACGGCGTCGATCCCCAGCAGGTCTTGGCGAAGTACGGGGCTGATACCGCCCGCATGTTTATCCTGTTCAAGGCCCCTCCCGAAAAGGATCTGGAATGGGATGATGCCGATGTGGAAGGCCAATTCCGCTTTTTAAATCGGGTTTGGCGTCTGGTGACCGACTATATGGCCAAGGCCCCCCAGGCCCCCGCTGTCGTCGAGATGTTAAGTAAGCCGGAAAAAGACTTGCGCCGGGCTATCCACAGTGCGATTAAGGAGATTGCCGAAGATCTAGAGGGAGACTACCAATTCAATACGGCCATTTCGGAACTGATGAAACTGAGCAATGCCCTCAGTTCGGCAACTTGTCTGGAGTCTGCGGTTTACCGAGAAGGCATCGAAACCCTCCTGCGTCTGCTGGCCCCCTTTGCGCCCCATCTCAGTGAAGAACTCTGGCACCAACTGGGTCACAGCACCTCTATCCACCAACAGGCCTGGTTGGCCTATGACCCCGAGGCCTTGACAGTCGATGAAATTACCCTGGTGATCCAGGTATTGGGTAAAACCCGAGGGACTATCCAGGTGCCCGCAGGCGCGACTAAAGAAGAACTGGAGACCTATGCCCGCAATGCCGACATCGCCCAAAAGTACCTAGAAGGTAAGGAAATTAAGAAGGTAATTGTGGTACCGGGTAAGTTGGTTAATTTTGTGGTGAGCTAG